In the Grimontia kaedaensis genome, one interval contains:
- the arcA gene encoding two-component system response regulator ArcA — protein sequence MQTPHILIVEDEHVTRNTLKSIFEAEGYTVLEANDGEEMHQVLSNNQVHLVIMDINLPGKNGLLLARELREQGDMALMFLTGRDNEVDKILGLEIGADDYITKPFNPRELTIRARNLLTRAMSQGALPEDKRSVDRYVFNGWTLDINSRSLVSPDNEQYKLPRSEFRALLHFCENPGKIQTRADLLKKMTGRELKPHDRTVDVTIRRIRKHFESFGDTPEIIATIHGEGYRFCGELEEI from the coding sequence ATGCAAACCCCTCACATTCTGATTGTTGAAGACGAACACGTAACTCGTAATACGCTAAAAAGCATCTTCGAAGCAGAAGGTTATACCGTTCTGGAAGCCAACGATGGCGAAGAAATGCATCAAGTGCTCTCTAACAATCAGGTACACTTGGTCATCATGGACATCAACCTGCCTGGTAAAAACGGTCTTCTGCTCGCTCGTGAACTTCGTGAGCAAGGTGACATGGCGCTGATGTTCCTGACCGGTCGTGACAACGAAGTTGATAAGATCTTGGGTCTGGAAATCGGTGCGGATGATTACATCACTAAGCCATTCAACCCACGCGAACTAACCATCCGTGCTCGCAACCTGCTGACCCGTGCAATGAGCCAAGGCGCACTGCCAGAAGACAAGCGTTCTGTTGACCGCTATGTATTCAATGGATGGACGCTGGATATTAACAGCCGTTCACTGGTTAGCCCTGACAACGAGCAGTACAAACTGCCACGCTCTGAGTTCCGTGCACTGCTGCACTTCTGTGAGAACCCGGGCAAAATCCAAACCCGTGCAGATCTTCTGAAGAAGATGACTGGCCGTGAGCTGAAGCCACACGATCGTACTGTTGACGTAACTATCCGTCGCATCCGTAAGCACTTTGAGTCTTTCGGTGACACCCCGGAAATCATCGCGACTATCCACGGCGAAGGTTACCGCTTCTGTGGTGAGTTGGAAGAAATCTAG
- the arcB gene encoding aerobic respiration two-component sensor histidine kinase ArcB — protein sequence MKQIKLLAQYYVDLLVKLGLVRFSMLLALALVALAVIVQVGITLVLNGTVHDADIVRSVFFGLLITPWAVYFLSVVVDQLEESRQRLSKLVSKLEEMRARDMELNRQLTENITQLNLEIEERKRAEEAREEAMQDLENEVYQREKAQVELAEQTALLRSFIDASPDLIYYRNEKGQFSGCNRAMEDLTGKKEKELVGLTPWDVYREDIASKVVETDQQVFDSNVSLTYEQWLEYKDGRKAYFELRKLPFYSRDGRRLGLVGFGREITERKRYQDALEKASRDKTAFISTISHELRTPLNGIVGLSRMLLETRLSEEQLGYLRTIHVSAITLGNIFNDIIDLDKSDRSRLELMPQPLDFPDFVSEIENISALMAQQNGLRFTLDRLTDLPPAVKVDATRLRQILWNLVGNAVKFTKQGAVNVTVSCDIEGDVAHLQFDVEDSGVGIPQEEQDKIFAMYYQVKQGEDNLHAVGTGIGLAVSRKLARLMNGDITVDSEVGEGSNFTVTLEVPVCEVVLNKERVTSAHSPLRILLVEDIELNITVATNLLESLGHSVDIARSGQEALDMFPQSEYDLLLLDIQLPDMTGFDITKTLRDSGEALPPLVALTANVIKDKTEYINNGMDDAISKPISVSAVAEVIERLALQCPVATEAAEVKKRKKPGNEMLDKLLDLEMLTSYVDIVGPEPVFQSIKMFEELMPEYIQILDSNMTAKDQDGIASEAHKIKGAAGSIGLKHIQKVAQKAQSPELPAWWENISDWVDEIKEGYVQDLEVLKQWLEDYSNEV from the coding sequence ATGAAGCAAATTAAACTTTTAGCGCAGTACTACGTGGATCTGCTGGTCAAGCTTGGCTTGGTTCGGTTCAGTATGCTGCTGGCGCTGGCTCTTGTTGCCCTCGCGGTAATAGTTCAAGTAGGCATTACTCTTGTTTTGAATGGTACGGTGCATGATGCTGATATCGTTCGCTCTGTTTTTTTTGGCCTGCTTATCACGCCTTGGGCGGTGTATTTCCTTTCTGTTGTGGTGGATCAGCTAGAGGAATCCCGACAGCGCCTTTCAAAACTGGTTTCCAAGCTTGAAGAAATGCGTGCGCGTGACATGGAGCTTAACCGTCAACTGACTGAGAACATCACCCAACTGAACCTGGAGATTGAAGAGCGTAAGCGTGCAGAAGAAGCGCGCGAAGAAGCCATGCAAGATCTCGAGAACGAGGTCTATCAGCGTGAAAAAGCGCAGGTGGAATTGGCAGAACAAACCGCGTTGCTGCGTTCGTTTATCGATGCTTCACCGGACTTGATTTATTACCGCAATGAGAAAGGCCAGTTTTCGGGCTGTAACCGTGCGATGGAAGATCTGACGGGTAAGAAAGAAAAAGAGCTGGTAGGACTCACGCCTTGGGATGTTTACCGCGAGGATATTGCCAGTAAGGTGGTAGAAACCGATCAGCAAGTTTTCGACAGCAATGTTTCCCTGACTTACGAGCAGTGGCTGGAATATAAGGATGGTCGCAAGGCCTACTTTGAGCTGCGTAAACTGCCGTTTTACTCCCGTGATGGCCGTCGTCTTGGCTTGGTAGGTTTTGGTCGCGAGATCACTGAGCGTAAGCGTTATCAAGACGCCCTTGAGAAGGCGAGCCGTGACAAGACAGCGTTTATTTCTACGATTAGTCACGAGTTGCGTACACCGCTGAACGGTATTGTCGGCTTAAGCCGAATGTTGCTTGAAACCCGTCTTTCTGAAGAGCAACTCGGTTACCTGCGCACTATTCATGTCAGTGCGATCACGCTAGGTAATATCTTCAATGACATCATTGATTTGGATAAGTCAGACCGAAGTCGTTTGGAGCTTATGCCACAGCCGTTGGACTTCCCGGATTTTGTTTCTGAGATTGAAAACATCAGTGCGTTGATGGCACAGCAAAACGGCCTTCGCTTCACACTGGATAGACTGACTGACTTGCCGCCAGCAGTGAAAGTAGACGCTACTCGCCTCCGCCAGATCCTATGGAATCTGGTCGGCAATGCTGTGAAATTTACTAAACAGGGCGCTGTGAACGTCACAGTCAGTTGCGATATTGAAGGTGATGTGGCGCACCTGCAGTTTGATGTGGAAGACAGCGGCGTCGGTATACCGCAGGAAGAACAGGACAAGATCTTCGCCATGTATTACCAAGTGAAGCAAGGAGAAGACAATCTACACGCCGTAGGCACGGGGATTGGTCTGGCAGTGTCCCGTAAACTCGCCCGCTTGATGAATGGAGATATCACAGTAGACAGCGAAGTGGGTGAAGGTAGTAATTTTACCGTGACGTTGGAAGTGCCAGTTTGCGAAGTGGTCTTAAACAAAGAGAGAGTGACATCGGCGCATAGCCCGCTGCGCATTCTGCTGGTGGAAGACATTGAACTGAACATCACGGTAGCCACCAACCTGTTAGAAAGCCTGGGTCATTCAGTAGATATCGCGCGAAGTGGTCAAGAAGCGCTGGATATGTTCCCACAATCTGAGTACGACTTGTTGCTGCTCGATATCCAATTGCCGGATATGACGGGCTTCGATATTACCAAGACACTGAGAGACAGCGGCGAGGCACTACCTCCTCTGGTTGCGCTAACGGCAAATGTTATCAAGGACAAGACTGAATACATCAACAACGGCATGGATGACGCAATAAGCAAACCGATCAGTGTCTCCGCTGTGGCTGAGGTGATTGAGCGTTTGGCACTGCAATGCCCGGTCGCAACCGAAGCTGCTGAAGTCAAAAAACGCAAGAAGCCTGGCAATGAGATGCTTGATAAGCTTCTGGATCTGGAAATGTTGACCTCTTACGTGGATATTGTCGGTCCAGAGCCTGTGTTCCAAAGCATCAAGATGTTTGAAGAGCTGATGCCTGAGTATATTCAGATCCTCGACAGCAATATGACGGCGAAAGATCAGGACGGCATCGCCAGCGAAGCGCACAAAATTAAAGGTGCAGCGGGCTCAATCGGCCTGAAACACATTCAGAAAGTAGCGCAAAAAGCGCAATCACCGGAGTTACCAGCCTGGTGGGAGAACATTTCTGATTGGGTTGATGAAATCAAAGAAGGCTATGTTCAGGATCTGGAAGTGCTTAAACAATGGCTTGAGGATTACTCTAATGAGGTTTAG
- a CDS encoding diguanylate cyclase domain-containing protein has protein sequence MIEWLPLAVLVLLVGFLMGMMWVSYRRVMSMKTWQLYLANLHSPKAIINHKDGSILYANRSFVRLFNVEASGHKYHIRGEREQQTFEALLASRRWPHPFVEMTGDFRAVSDHRTPRHARFSGLPVWCGGQRVWIVSLEPKSEAVYSEPFADNDSQIFRSVINSLSELVCFQDKEGRIVGSNLAYDRFWKGREQEGLIFSTDENARGRRTQQSWTTNPNGDSCLLESNQTVLLDDDNHVFGTLSISHDVTNWHMMRQSLEQEIEARQEVEQQLKKHSNVLTSIFKASVDPIGIYNKDYEFLGGNAAFAEAMGAQHDELEGENAEDLMEPEVLAQHRKIDVPVLESGDTVKYEDLVMKRDGSMVWYELTKTQFRDPTDETIGVLVIARDVTERKATQQQLADAIMELEELSFVDGLTKVANRRSFDEQLVKMWHSHIREQEPLSLIFCDIDYFKPYNDNYGHQQGDEALRSVADVFQRVIRRPLDAVARYGGEEFAILLPNTTEEGAVVVAQNISDELKAANLPHAFSKVADRLTLSQGIATLYPVAGQDYGDLVSLADRALYGAKHAGRNRVVTSQSMKQAELPANA, from the coding sequence ATGATTGAGTGGTTACCATTAGCCGTGTTGGTGCTTTTGGTAGGTTTTTTGATGGGAATGATGTGGGTATCTTATCGGCGTGTGATGTCGATGAAAACTTGGCAACTTTACCTGGCGAATCTGCACTCCCCTAAAGCGATAATCAACCACAAAGACGGTAGCATTTTATATGCGAACCGCAGTTTCGTGCGTCTCTTTAACGTCGAAGCGAGTGGACACAAATATCATATTCGCGGTGAGCGGGAGCAGCAGACTTTTGAGGCTCTGCTGGCATCACGTCGTTGGCCACACCCCTTTGTAGAAATGACGGGGGATTTTCGCGCCGTTTCTGATCACCGCACGCCAAGGCATGCACGCTTCTCTGGGCTTCCTGTTTGGTGCGGTGGTCAACGGGTCTGGATTGTCTCGCTAGAGCCTAAATCAGAAGCTGTCTACAGTGAGCCCTTCGCCGACAATGACAGCCAGATTTTCCGAAGTGTCATCAACTCCCTTTCTGAACTCGTCTGTTTTCAGGATAAAGAAGGTCGCATTGTGGGCTCCAATCTGGCCTATGACAGATTCTGGAAAGGTCGCGAGCAGGAGGGCCTGATTTTCTCAACCGACGAGAACGCGCGGGGTCGACGAACGCAGCAGAGCTGGACGACAAACCCAAACGGCGACAGCTGCTTGCTTGAGTCCAACCAAACGGTATTGCTGGATGATGACAACCATGTCTTCGGTACGTTAAGCATCAGCCATGACGTGACTAATTGGCATATGATGCGACAGTCGTTGGAGCAGGAGATCGAGGCCCGTCAGGAAGTTGAACAACAACTGAAAAAACACAGCAATGTGCTTACTTCCATCTTCAAAGCCAGTGTCGATCCGATTGGTATTTACAACAAAGATTACGAATTCTTGGGCGGGAACGCCGCATTTGCTGAAGCCATGGGGGCGCAGCATGATGAACTGGAAGGCGAAAATGCAGAAGATCTGATGGAGCCTGAAGTGCTGGCACAACATCGTAAGATTGACGTGCCTGTGCTTGAAAGTGGCGACACGGTGAAATATGAAGATCTGGTGATGAAACGTGATGGCTCTATGGTCTGGTATGAGCTGACCAAGACCCAGTTCCGTGACCCAACGGATGAGACCATTGGAGTGTTGGTGATAGCCCGTGATGTCACAGAGCGTAAAGCCACTCAGCAACAACTGGCAGATGCCATCATGGAGCTTGAAGAGCTGAGCTTTGTAGATGGCCTCACCAAGGTAGCAAACCGACGCAGCTTTGATGAGCAATTGGTGAAAATGTGGCACTCCCACATTCGTGAGCAAGAGCCACTTTCACTGATCTTCTGCGATATTGATTACTTTAAGCCATATAACGACAACTATGGTCACCAGCAAGGTGATGAAGCGCTGCGCAGCGTGGCTGACGTATTCCAACGTGTTATCAGACGACCGCTGGACGCAGTGGCTCGTTATGGTGGCGAAGAGTTCGCGATTCTCCTGCCTAACACAACGGAAGAAGGCGCTGTTGTTGTGGCGCAGAATATTTCGGACGAATTGAAAGCAGCTAATCTTCCCCATGCATTTTCCAAAGTCGCTGATAGACTGACCTTAAGTCAGGGCATTGCCACTTTGTATCCCGTCGCGGGTCAGGATTATGGTGATTTGGTCTCTTTAGCCGATCGCGCGTTGTATGGTGCTAAGCATGCGGGCAGAAACCGTGTGGTAACTAGCCAGTCAATGAAGCAGGCTGAGCTACCGGCGAATGCCTGA
- a CDS encoding TIGR01212 family radical SAM protein (This family includes YhcC from E. coli K-12, an uncharacterized radical SAM protein.), with translation MELHQLVNTFGQDLQRRYGEKVHKLTLHGGFSCPNRDGTLGRGGCTFCNVASFADETAQQLSVTKQLSQRATEVHRAKRYLAYFQAYTSTYAEVEKLKAMYEEALKSADIVGLCVGTRPDCVPDAVLDLLAHYKDQGFEIWLELGLQTANDSTLKRINRGHDFACYDAVTRKARALGLNVCTHLIVGLPGDTKADHINTIEQVVDTGTDGIKLHPLHIVEGSVLAKAWRAGRLDAISLEDYVESAAEMILRTPAELVYHRVSANARKPTLLAPEWCENRWLAMTDIARMLNVKGAQGSLTGRPFHFPQ, from the coding sequence ATGGAACTTCATCAACTGGTGAATACCTTTGGTCAGGATTTACAACGCAGGTATGGCGAAAAAGTTCACAAACTTACTTTGCATGGCGGGTTTAGCTGTCCCAACCGGGATGGAACGCTGGGAAGGGGAGGGTGTACCTTCTGTAACGTGGCTTCGTTTGCTGACGAAACTGCGCAGCAACTTTCTGTGACCAAGCAGCTATCTCAGCGGGCAACAGAAGTACACCGCGCTAAGCGCTACCTTGCTTATTTCCAGGCATACACCAGCACTTATGCGGAAGTGGAAAAACTAAAAGCCATGTATGAGGAAGCGTTGAAAAGTGCAGATATCGTTGGCCTGTGTGTGGGGACACGTCCAGACTGCGTGCCTGATGCCGTTCTGGATCTGCTCGCCCATTACAAAGATCAGGGTTTTGAGATTTGGCTGGAGTTAGGTCTGCAGACCGCTAATGACAGCACGTTGAAACGTATCAATCGTGGTCACGACTTTGCTTGTTATGACGCGGTGACCAGAAAAGCACGTGCGCTTGGCCTTAACGTGTGTACCCACCTGATTGTAGGCCTGCCTGGAGATACCAAAGCCGACCATATCAATACCATCGAGCAGGTAGTCGATACAGGTACAGACGGCATAAAGCTGCATCCCCTCCACATTGTAGAAGGCTCTGTATTGGCAAAAGCTTGGCGGGCCGGACGCCTTGATGCCATCTCACTTGAAGATTACGTTGAAAGTGCCGCTGAGATGATTTTGCGCACCCCTGCCGAGTTGGTTTATCACCGTGTTTCAGCTAACGCGAGAAAACCAACGTTACTGGCGCCAGAATGGTGTGAAAACCGTTGGCTCGCGATGACAGATATCGCCCGTATGCTTAATGTGAAAGGTGCTCAGGGCAGTCTCACAGGGAGGCCTTTTCATTTTCCACAATAA
- the gltB gene encoding glutamate synthase large subunit produces the protein MTDSVLRTEGLYVPEMEHDACGIGFVAHLKNRKSHAIVTQALDMLARMEHRGGQGCDPCSGDGAGILLQKPHEFLLEETRKLGIQLPAADKYGVGVMLFPKDENKRQQCREIFERNAKRLDLEVIGYRVLPTDNSMIGADPLSTEPQFEHAFVTGGVGLSLDELERKLFVLRNYTVRVCLESVSNIGDDFYINSFSAKTLVYKGQLTTEQVPQYFLDLQNPSMVTALALVHSRFSTNTFPRWRLAQPFRYIAHNGEINTVRGNLNWMKAREALLESELFTDQELKMLLPVCQEGASDSANFDMALELLVLSGRSLPHVLMMMVPEAWQENANLDPKLRAFYQYHANIMEPWDGPASVCFTDGVKVGATLDRNGLRPSRYTVTKDDYLIMASESGVVEIEPENIHFRGRLQPGRIFVADLEQGRIISDEEVKNEIASAQPYQEWVEKNLLHIDKLPEADTKHHQPSPERLLHHQQAFGVTSEEVNEIIVPMAKDGKEALGAMGADWPLAVLSHQSQHLSNYFKQLFAQVTNPPIDPIRERMVMSLKTYLGKDQNLLTESPIHCRKVELESPVLSNAELEKLRAVDNDHLQAKTLDIVFRASGEPGKLERALKRICQYAEDAVIDGYSIILLTDRAVNSNHAAIPAMLAVGAVHHHLIRKGLRAKADIVIETGDARETHHFATLVGYGANAVNPYLVYETLVDLQRKKKLDPEADVDVLFEQYRKAINAGLLKIFSKMGISTLQSYHGAQIFEALGISKAVVDKYFTGTVSRIQGLSIDDIAKEVLVRHRLGYPTREIPVQMLDVGGVYQWKQRGEKHLFNPETIHLLQNSTRNKDKKQFKEYCHAVDSQGDDAATLRSQFDFVKNPAGSIPLDEVEPVENILKRFATGAMSFGSISHEAHSTLAIAMNRIGAKSNSGEGGEDPVRFDKKENGDWERSAIKQVASGRFGVTSYYLANADEIQIKMAQGAKPGEGGQLPGHKVDDWIGRTRHSTPGVGLISPPPHHDIYSIEDLAQLIYDLKNANRKARVNVKLVSEAGVGTIASGVAKAKADVVLIAGFDGGTGASPLSSIKHAGLPWELGLAETHQTLLKNGLRNRIVVQSDGQMKTPRDLAVATLLGAEEWGVATAALVVEGCIMMRKCHLNTCPVGIATQNKTLRERFDGRVEDIVTFFTYMAEGLREIMAELGYRSINEMVGQSQHLKVRSDVGHWKYQNLDLNVVLYKEEPREGDAMYCQREQNHGLETVLDRRLIEAASSALKEGRKVDAEFAIVNTDRSAGTMLSNEISKVYKDQGLPEVMSVKFKGSAGQSFGAFLAKGVNFTVEGDANDYWGKGLSGGTLVLYPDAKSDIIAEDNIVVGNVCFYGATSGESFIRGVAGERFCVRNSGAKVVVEGIGDHGCEYMTGGVAIVLGQTGRNFAAGMSGGVAYVWDQFNDFESKLNPELVDLDPLDEEDIALLKEMISKHHALTGSTVAETFLANVEENLKSIVKVMPRDYKAVLQKRKEEAANKEEVEAVNG, from the coding sequence ATGACTGATTCAGTGCTACGCACCGAGGGACTTTATGTGCCCGAAATGGAACACGACGCCTGTGGTATTGGCTTCGTTGCCCACCTGAAGAACAGAAAGTCTCATGCGATTGTTACTCAGGCACTTGATATGCTGGCCCGCATGGAACACCGTGGCGGCCAGGGCTGTGACCCATGTAGTGGTGACGGTGCAGGTATTCTTTTACAAAAACCCCATGAATTCTTACTCGAAGAAACCCGTAAGCTAGGTATTCAACTGCCGGCAGCTGACAAATACGGTGTTGGTGTAATGCTGTTCCCGAAAGACGAGAACAAACGCCAGCAGTGCCGTGAAATCTTCGAGCGTAATGCCAAACGCCTCGATCTCGAAGTGATTGGCTACCGTGTTCTGCCAACCGACAACTCTATGATCGGTGCAGATCCTCTGAGCACAGAACCTCAGTTCGAGCATGCTTTTGTCACAGGCGGTGTCGGCCTGTCTCTTGATGAGCTCGAACGTAAACTGTTTGTACTGCGTAACTACACAGTGCGCGTGTGCCTGGAAAGCGTCTCAAACATTGGCGACGACTTCTATATCAACTCTTTCTCTGCAAAGACACTGGTTTACAAAGGCCAGCTGACCACCGAGCAAGTACCTCAGTACTTCCTCGACCTGCAGAACCCGTCAATGGTAACGGCGCTGGCGCTGGTTCACTCGCGCTTCTCGACCAACACCTTCCCTCGCTGGCGTTTGGCACAACCTTTCCGTTACATCGCACACAACGGTGAAATTAACACCGTTCGCGGTAACCTGAACTGGATGAAAGCGCGTGAAGCCCTGCTGGAATCAGAGCTGTTCACTGACCAAGAGCTGAAAATGCTGCTGCCTGTGTGTCAGGAAGGCGCATCGGATTCTGCAAACTTCGATATGGCGCTGGAACTGCTGGTTCTGAGTGGTCGAAGCCTGCCACACGTACTGATGATGATGGTACCGGAAGCGTGGCAAGAGAATGCGAACCTGGATCCAAAGCTGCGTGCTTTCTATCAGTACCACGCAAACATCATGGAACCGTGGGATGGCCCGGCGTCTGTTTGTTTCACTGATGGTGTGAAAGTAGGTGCGACTCTCGACCGTAACGGTCTGCGTCCAAGCCGCTATACCGTGACCAAAGACGATTACCTCATCATGGCATCTGAGTCAGGTGTGGTAGAGATTGAGCCGGAAAACATTCACTTCCGTGGTCGCCTGCAGCCTGGCCGTATCTTCGTAGCGGATCTTGAGCAAGGCCGCATCATTTCTGATGAAGAAGTGAAGAACGAAATCGCTTCTGCACAGCCATATCAGGAGTGGGTTGAGAAGAACCTGCTGCACATTGATAAGCTGCCAGAAGCTGACACCAAACATCATCAGCCGTCTCCTGAGCGTCTTCTGCATCATCAACAAGCATTCGGTGTGACCTCTGAAGAAGTGAACGAAATCATCGTTCCTATGGCAAAAGACGGCAAAGAAGCACTAGGCGCTATGGGTGCTGACTGGCCACTGGCAGTACTGTCACACCAGTCACAGCATCTATCTAACTACTTCAAGCAGCTGTTTGCGCAGGTCACGAACCCGCCAATCGACCCAATTCGTGAGCGCATGGTGATGTCGCTGAAAACGTATCTGGGTAAAGATCAGAACCTGCTGACCGAATCGCCTATTCACTGCCGCAAAGTTGAGCTGGAATCGCCAGTACTGAGCAATGCTGAACTGGAAAAACTGCGTGCGGTTGACAATGATCACCTGCAAGCGAAAACACTGGATATCGTATTCCGTGCCAGCGGTGAGCCAGGCAAACTTGAACGCGCACTGAAGCGCATCTGTCAATACGCCGAAGATGCCGTAATTGATGGCTACTCCATCATCCTGTTGACTGACCGTGCAGTGAACTCTAACCACGCTGCTATCCCAGCGATGCTGGCTGTCGGTGCGGTTCACCACCACCTGATCCGCAAAGGTCTGCGTGCGAAAGCCGACATCGTAATTGAAACCGGTGACGCGCGTGAAACCCATCACTTCGCCACACTCGTTGGCTACGGTGCGAATGCTGTTAACCCGTACCTCGTCTACGAAACGCTAGTGGATTTGCAGCGTAAGAAGAAGCTGGATCCGGAAGCGGATGTGGATGTGCTGTTTGAACAGTACCGCAAAGCGATCAACGCTGGCCTTTTGAAAATCTTCTCGAAGATGGGTATCTCAACCCTGCAGTCTTACCATGGTGCGCAAATTTTTGAAGCGCTGGGTATCAGCAAAGCAGTGGTCGACAAATACTTCACCGGTACCGTATCCCGTATTCAGGGTCTGTCGATTGACGATATCGCGAAAGAAGTATTGGTTCGTCACCGTCTGGGCTACCCAACGCGTGAAATCCCTGTCCAAATGCTGGACGTAGGTGGTGTTTATCAGTGGAAACAACGTGGTGAGAAGCACCTGTTCAACCCTGAAACTATCCACTTGCTGCAAAACTCTACCCGCAACAAGGACAAAAAGCAGTTTAAAGAATACTGCCATGCAGTAGACAGCCAAGGCGATGATGCAGCAACTCTGCGTAGCCAGTTTGATTTCGTGAAGAACCCTGCTGGCAGCATTCCTCTGGACGAAGTTGAGCCAGTTGAGAACATCCTGAAGCGTTTCGCGACAGGTGCGATGAGCTTTGGTTCTATCTCACATGAGGCGCACTCTACGCTGGCGATTGCCATGAACCGTATCGGCGCTAAGTCGAACTCTGGTGAAGGCGGTGAAGACCCAGTCCGTTTTGACAAGAAAGAAAACGGTGATTGGGAACGTTCTGCTATCAAACAGGTGGCTTCTGGCCGCTTCGGTGTGACCTCTTACTACCTTGCCAATGCTGATGAAATTCAGATCAAGATGGCGCAAGGCGCGAAGCCAGGTGAAGGTGGTCAGCTTCCAGGTCACAAAGTTGATGACTGGATTGGTCGCACCCGTCACTCCACCCCAGGGGTTGGTCTGATTTCGCCACCGCCACACCACGATATCTACTCTATCGAGGACTTGGCACAGCTGATTTACGACCTGAAGAATGCAAACCGTAAAGCACGTGTGAACGTGAAGCTGGTTTCTGAAGCAGGTGTCGGCACCATCGCTTCAGGCGTAGCCAAAGCCAAAGCAGACGTGGTTCTGATTGCTGGTTTCGACGGCGGTACTGGTGCATCACCACTGTCTTCAATCAAGCACGCAGGTCTGCCATGGGAACTGGGTCTGGCTGAAACACACCAGACACTGCTGAAAAATGGTCTGCGTAACCGCATCGTGGTTCAGTCTGACGGCCAGATGAAAACCCCTCGTGACCTCGCAGTAGCGACATTGTTGGGTGCTGAAGAGTGGGGTGTGGCAACAGCAGCTCTGGTTGTTGAAGGCTGTATCATGATGCGTAAGTGTCACCTCAACACCTGTCCTGTTGGTATCGCTACCCAGAACAAAACACTGCGTGAGCGCTTCGATGGCCGCGTAGAAGACATCGTCACCTTCTTCACCTATATGGCTGAAGGTCTGCGTGAAATCATGGCTGAGCTGGGTTACCGCTCTATCAACGAGATGGTTGGTCAATCGCAACACCTGAAAGTTCGCTCTGATGTTGGTCACTGGAAATACCAGAATCTGGATCTCAACGTTGTTCTTTACAAAGAAGAGCCACGTGAAGGCGATGCAATGTACTGCCAGCGCGAGCAAAACCATGGTCTGGAAACCGTGCTTGACCGCCGCCTGATTGAAGCCGCGTCCAGCGCGCTGAAAGAAGGTCGTAAAGTCGATGCCGAGTTCGCGATTGTGAACACCGACCGCAGTGCCGGTACTATGCTGTCGAACGAAATTTCGAAAGTGTACAAAGATCAGGGACTGCCGGAAGTAATGAGCGTGAAGTTCAAAGGTTCTGCAGGTCAAAGCTTCGGTGCCTTCCTCGCGAAAGGCGTGAACTTCACCGTTGAAGGTGATGCGAACGACTACTGGGGTAAAGGTCTGTCTGGCGGTACGCTGGTACTTTACCCAGACGCGAAGAGCGACATCATTGCCGAAGACAACATCGTTGTCGGTAACGTCTGTTTCTATGGTGCAACCTCGGGCGAATCTTTCATCCGCGGTGTAGCCGGTGAGCGTTTCTGTGTACGTAACTCAGGCGCGAAAGTGGTTGTCGAAGGTATCGGTGACCACGGCTGTGAATACATGACAGGCGGTGTTGCCATTGTTCTGGGTCAAACCGGCCGTAACTTCGCTGCGGGTATGAGTGGTGGTGTAGCTTACGTTTGGGATCAGTTCAATGACTTCGAGTCCAAACTCAACCCTGAGCTGGTGGACTTGGATCCGCTGGATGAAGAAGATATCGCACTGCTGAAAGAAATGATCAGCAAGCACCATGCACTGACAGGCAGTACGGTTGCAGAAACATTCCTTGCGAATGTTGAAGAGAACCTCAAGTCTATCGTCAAAGTCATGCCACGCGACTACAAAGCTGTGTTGCAAAAACGCAAAGAAGAAGCCGCTAACAAGGAAGAAGTGGAGGCTGTAAATGGGTAA